A genome region from Myxocyprinus asiaticus isolate MX2 ecotype Aquarium Trade chromosome 12, UBuf_Myxa_2, whole genome shotgun sequence includes the following:
- the LOC127449677 gene encoding protein FAM117B-like: MRDKATQTPRAWVDERRRGSHKRSASCGSTDQLKEIAKLRQQLQRSKRSSRHRREKDRKSPFNGNHAIIQSQSQMPKTILIPIPISKSTPPRFRNSIEGLNQEIERIIIRDTVERDEIIIPQDVPDGHRAPPPLPQRSSSTRNIDTQTPSNGGLGSNPSNSSSRADSVSPSYLSILNDTIGNSPLPNDGTLNESKERDLGPWSPLPKYASSPKPNNSYMFKREPPEGCERVKVFEENQPRPLQEIPPYLCPDRNKVNFIPKSGSAFCLVSILKPLLPTQELNFRSGMGYRSISPSLVPLGGVGVRSLSPSMGPVLSRGRQSPCLPRHLEEPEG, from the exons ATGAGGGACAAGGCCACTCAG ACCCCTAGGGCCTGGGTAGATGAACGGAGGAGAGGCTCTCATAAGCGATCAGCTTCTTGTGGTAGCACTGATCAGCTGAAAGAG ATAGCAAAATTGCGCCAGCAGCTCCAGCGCAGCAAACGCAGCAGCCGTCATCGCCGGGAGAAAGATCGCAAGTCACCCTTTAATGGCAACCATGCCATCATCCAATCACAG TCTCAGATGCCTAAAACCATCCTGATTCCCATCCCCATCTCCAAGTCCACACCCCCCCGTTTCCGGAACAGCATAGAGGGCCTCAACCAGGAGATTGAACGCATCATCATACGGGACACTGTCGAACGAgatgagattataata ccACAGGATGTTCCTGATGGACACCGTGCGCCCCCTCCCCTCCCCCAGCGCAGCAGCAGCACCCGCAACATTGACACACAGACGCCCTCAAATGGTGGGCTTGGCAGTAACCCTAGCAACAGCAGCAGCCGAGCTGACTCTGTCTCACCCTCGTACCTGAGCATCCTTAACGACACGATTGGAAACAGCCCGCTACCAAACGATGGCACACTCAATGAGAGCAAAGAaagag ACCTGGGACCTTGGTCTCCTCTACCCAAATATGCTTCTTCTCCAAAGCCCAACAACAGCTATATGTTCAAACGTGAGCCTCCAGAGGGCTGTGAGAGAGTTAAAGTCTTTGAGGAAAACCA GCCTAGGCCTCTCCAAGAGATTCCTCCATATCTATGCCCAGACAGGAACAAGGTGAACTTCATTCCCAAAAGTGGCTCAGCTTTCTGCCTGGTGAGCATCTTAAAGCCCCTGCTGCCCACCCAGGAGCTGAACTTCCGTAGTGGGATGGGATACCGCAGCATTTCCCCCTCCTTGGTGCCTCTGGGTGGGGTTGGGGTCAGAAGCCTGTCCCCCTCTATGGGTCCCGTCCTCTCTCGTGGACGTCAGTCACCATGTCTCCCACGACACCTTGAGGAGCCAGAGGGTTAG